The following are encoded in a window of Phycisphaerae bacterium genomic DNA:
- the uvrA gene encoding excinuclease ABC subunit UvrA gives MPETSTKFIHIRGARTHNLRDVSLDIPRDQLVVITGLSGSGKSSLAFDTIYAEGQRKYVESLSAYARQFLGQMIKPDVEQITGLPPTIAIAQQSVRANPRSTVATATELYDFLRLLFARVGQPTCPKCGKAVARQTRAQIVEAILALPGQTKVMILAPLVRNQKGEHKAVLSRIQREGFVRVRIDGELFEAKEAPKLDPAKTHRIDAVVDRIIVKSDVRSRVAESVETSLKVADGLVVVASAAPNDPDRWRDETYSERFACTECDVRLPPLEPRLFSFNSPHGACPECDGLGIVLEFDPAAVVPDPGIPLEAGAIAPWGRSGKGLTPIHAKLLKQFCEAFKVPPGAPYSALSAPLREILLWGTKSGDEQKHGHHFEGVIPNLKRRWAAADSDALKTRLHEFMSQRPCPSCKGARLRPEALAVRIDGRNIDEIAALSIDAAAGVFSSMQFTGADVTIAAPIIREIRQRLQFMIDVGIGYLTLSRSAATLSGGEAQRIRLATQVGSGLVGVCYVLDEPTIGLHQRDNARLIRTLRQLTDLGNTVLVVEHDVEAIAAADWIVDVGPGAGAHGGRILVNGPRAELLASKESITAQYVRGQLAIAMPSERRPVSAKKAIEIKGAAENNLKSIDVRFPLGVFCCVTGVSGSGKSSLVSQVLLPALRRKLSDSREPVGAHRQILGISHIDKVIEIDQSPIGRSPRSNPATYTGVFDLVRQLFAKTREAKVRGYVAQRFSFNVRGGRCEACQGQGTRRIEMHFLPDIFVPCAECKGSRYSPETLEIKYRGKSIADILEMRVEEALAFFEPFANIMQLLTALSDVGLAYIALGQAASTLSGGEAQRVKLAAELGKTAVGHTLYILDEPTTGLHFADIHKLVDVLNRLVAAGHSLVVIEHNLDVIKQADWIIDLGPEGGDAGGRIVAEGPPEEIAANERSYTGQYLKMVLNRSA, from the coding sequence ATGCCGGAGACGTCAACCAAGTTCATCCACATCCGCGGCGCACGAACCCATAATCTCCGCGACGTCTCCCTCGACATCCCCCGCGACCAGCTCGTCGTCATCACCGGTCTGTCCGGCTCGGGCAAGAGCAGCCTCGCCTTCGACACGATCTACGCCGAGGGGCAGCGCAAATACGTCGAATCGCTCTCCGCCTACGCCCGGCAATTCCTCGGGCAGATGATCAAGCCCGATGTCGAGCAGATCACCGGCCTGCCGCCGACGATTGCCATCGCCCAGCAGAGCGTCCGCGCGAATCCGCGCTCGACCGTCGCGACGGCGACGGAGCTGTACGACTTCCTACGGCTCCTCTTCGCCCGCGTGGGGCAACCGACCTGCCCAAAGTGCGGAAAGGCCGTCGCGCGGCAGACGCGAGCGCAGATCGTCGAGGCGATCCTCGCCCTGCCCGGGCAAACGAAGGTCATGATCCTCGCCCCGCTCGTTCGCAATCAAAAAGGCGAGCACAAGGCCGTGCTCAGCCGCATTCAGCGCGAGGGGTTCGTTCGCGTCCGCATCGACGGTGAGCTTTTTGAGGCCAAGGAAGCCCCAAAGCTCGATCCCGCCAAGACGCACCGCATCGACGCCGTCGTCGACCGCATCATCGTCAAGTCCGACGTCCGCTCGCGCGTCGCCGAGTCGGTCGAGACGAGCCTGAAGGTCGCAGACGGTCTCGTCGTCGTCGCCTCGGCCGCGCCCAACGATCCCGATCGCTGGCGCGACGAGACCTACAGCGAGCGCTTCGCCTGCACGGAATGCGACGTCCGCCTCCCGCCCCTGGAGCCGCGGCTCTTCTCGTTCAACTCACCGCACGGCGCCTGCCCGGAGTGCGACGGTCTGGGCATCGTCCTTGAGTTTGACCCCGCGGCCGTCGTGCCCGACCCGGGCATTCCTCTCGAAGCTGGCGCGATCGCGCCGTGGGGGCGAAGCGGCAAAGGTCTCACGCCGATACACGCGAAGCTGCTCAAACAGTTCTGCGAGGCCTTCAAAGTCCCGCCCGGCGCGCCATACTCCGCGCTCTCCGCGCCTCTGCGGGAGATTCTGCTTTGGGGCACGAAGTCCGGCGACGAACAGAAGCACGGCCATCACTTCGAGGGCGTCATTCCCAACCTCAAGCGCCGCTGGGCTGCCGCCGACAGCGATGCCCTCAAGACCCGCCTGCACGAATTCATGTCGCAGCGCCCGTGCCCGTCGTGCAAGGGCGCCCGCCTTCGCCCCGAAGCGCTGGCCGTGCGGATCGACGGCCGCAACATCGACGAGATCGCCGCGCTCTCCATCGACGCCGCGGCCGGTGTCTTTTCCTCCATGCAGTTCACCGGCGCGGACGTAACCATCGCCGCACCCATCATCCGCGAAATCCGCCAGCGCCTCCAGTTCATGATCGATGTCGGCATCGGCTACCTCACCCTCTCCCGCTCCGCCGCCACCCTCTCCGGCGGCGAGGCCCAGCGCATCCGCCTCGCCACGCAGGTCGGCAGCGGTCTCGTCGGCGTCTGCTACGTCCTCGACGAGCCGACCATCGGCCTGCACCAGCGCGACAACGCCCGGCTGATCCGCACGCTGCGGCAACTGACCGACCTGGGCAACACCGTCCTCGTCGTCGAGCACGACGTCGAGGCGATCGCCGCCGCCGACTGGATCGTCGACGTCGGCCCCGGTGCGGGAGCACATGGCGGCCGCATCCTCGTCAACGGCCCGCGCGCCGAACTGCTCGCCTCCAAGGAGTCGATCACCGCCCAATACGTCCGCGGGCAGCTCGCCATCGCCATGCCCTCGGAGCGCCGCCCCGTCTCCGCCAAGAAAGCCATCGAGATCAAGGGCGCGGCGGAGAACAACCTCAAGTCCATCGACGTCCGCTTCCCCCTCGGCGTCTTCTGCTGCGTCACGGGCGTATCCGGCTCGGGCAAGTCCTCGCTCGTAAGTCAGGTCCTCCTGCCGGCGCTCCGGCGCAAACTCTCCGACAGCCGCGAGCCCGTCGGCGCGCACCGGCAGATCCTCGGCATCAGCCACATCGACAAGGTCATCGAGATCGACCAGTCGCCCATCGGCCGCAGCCCGCGCTCCAACCCCGCGACCTACACCGGCGTCTTCGATCTCGTGCGGCAGCTCTTCGCCAAGACCCGCGAGGCCAAGGTCCGCGGCTACGTGGCCCAGCGCTTCAGCTTCAATGTGAGGGGCGGCCGCTGCGAGGCCTGCCAGGGCCAGGGCACGCGGCGGATCGAGATGCACTTCCTGCCCGACATCTTCGTCCCCTGCGCCGAGTGCAAGGGCTCGCGCTACAGCCCGGAGACGCTGGAGATCAAGTACCGCGGCAAGTCCATCGCCGACATCCTCGAGATGCGCGTCGAGGAGGCCCTCGCCTTCTTCGAGCCCTTCGCCAACATCATGCAGCTCCTCACGGCCCTCTCCGACGTCGGCCTCGCCTATATCGCCCTCGGTCAGGCCGCCAGCACCCTGTCGGGCGGCGAGGCCCAGCGCGTCAAGCTCGCCGCCGAACTCGGCAAGACCGCCGTCGGTCACACCCTCTACATCCTCGACGAGCCGACGACCGGCCTGCACTTCGCGGATATCCACAAACTCGTGGACGTGCTCAACCGCCTGGTGGCCGCCGGTCACAGCCTCGTGGTCATCGAGCACAACCTGGACGTGATCAAACAGGCCGACTGGATCATCGACCTCGGCCCCGAAGGCGGCGACGCCGGCGGCCGCATCGTCGCCGAAGGCCCGCCGGAGGAGATCGCGGCGAATGAGCGGAGCTATACGGGGCAGTATCTAAAAATGGTCCTGAACCGATCAGCGTGA
- a CDS encoding serine/threonine-protein kinase translates to MPRETAGASNPLHEPSKADPGRDVRASNSERKLVSAAWAQFELISNSRGIGGSSFQNTASPRTQHDPAPLHVPGYRVLGEVHRGGQGVVYQAIQESTLRKKAIKVLKEGPFAEASERLRFDREIDLLSRLDHPHIVGIHDHGTTAGHAYYVMDYIAGQPLDAYVAGADLSIDELLRLFALICDAVNVAHLRGVIHRDLKPGNIRIDEEGQPRILDFGLAKWVQEAAERSSARGMTMTGQFVGSLPWASPEQAGGDSDLLDIRTDVYSLGVILYQLVTGRFPYPVSGRIDDVVRHIVHTSPARPSSIRRDLDRDVETIILKCLSKEPEQRYQSAGELVRDIRLHLANEPILATPPSTGYRLRKFVRRNRGLVVAGAVVAAALLLGSGVSIAFGIREIRARRTAENALTRAETAEQETQARADELAKVASFQQVQLSGINAQTMGVKLRGDLLEKARAAAKASNLPPDEVEARVAELEKLVAGSDFTGLALESLDENFFQPALRAIDDEFADQPLVRARLLQTSATTLRDLGLLDAATAPQEEALAIRRRELGDEHPDTLDSMKEMGYLFWAQGNFPEAEPHLRAAMEKRRSVLGNDHPDTLDSIDKLGILLRDQGKLLEAEAYVREALDGRRRVLGEEHSDTLASLVNMGMLLKAQGKVAETEAYDREALEKYRRVLGDDHPHTIIAINNMAVMLYGLGKMAEAEDYYREALERYRRVLGDEHPDTLTAISNIAMLLKTAGRMEEAEVFAREAVEKRRRVLGDDHPHTLMAISNLGTVLQSAGKLEEAEVSCREALDKRRRVLGEEHQDTLTSLGNLSLLQLTRGKLTEAEESSREALAIRRRTLGDEHPYTVNSINTLGAILRQQGKFAEAEAFSRESLEIRRRLLGDEHPDTLNSLFNLAGLLRAQNKLTEAEPYSREALEKCRRVLGDQHLLTLSAIGNMSGLLLAQARPQEAIDLLGPTEAAARRVFTGSNAIRLGLFLSILGRARNATGEFAAAEASLTEAHTILIGATGARPQDVAEVATALAALYDAWHAAEPNQGYDAKAAEWRATTQPSQ, encoded by the coding sequence ATGCCCCGCGAGACCGCTGGAGCCTCCAATCCTCTTCATGAGCCTTCGAAGGCAGACCCCGGCCGGGACGTCCGCGCATCCAATTCTGAGCGAAAGCTCGTCAGCGCCGCATGGGCCCAGTTCGAGTTGATATCGAACAGCCGGGGGATTGGGGGCTCCAGCTTTCAGAATACGGCTTCCCCGCGTACCCAACACGATCCAGCGCCTCTTCACGTCCCCGGCTACCGGGTTCTGGGCGAAGTCCATCGCGGGGGTCAGGGCGTCGTCTATCAGGCCATTCAGGAATCCACGCTGCGCAAGAAGGCCATCAAGGTTCTCAAGGAAGGCCCGTTCGCCGAGGCGTCCGAACGCTTACGTTTCGATCGTGAAATCGACTTGCTCAGCCGGCTCGATCATCCCCACATCGTCGGCATCCATGACCACGGCACCACCGCCGGTCATGCCTACTATGTGATGGACTACATCGCGGGCCAGCCCCTCGACGCCTATGTGGCCGGCGCGGATTTGTCCATTGACGAGTTATTGAGACTTTTCGCGTTGATTTGCGATGCCGTCAATGTCGCCCATCTGCGCGGCGTCATTCATCGCGATCTCAAACCCGGCAACATTCGAATCGACGAGGAGGGTCAGCCGCGCATCCTCGACTTCGGCCTGGCCAAGTGGGTCCAGGAAGCCGCGGAGCGCTCCTCCGCGCGCGGCATGACCATGACCGGGCAGTTCGTCGGCTCGCTACCCTGGGCGAGCCCGGAACAGGCGGGCGGTGATTCCGATCTGCTGGATATTCGCACGGATGTGTATTCCCTCGGAGTGATCCTTTACCAACTCGTGACGGGGCGCTTCCCCTATCCGGTTTCGGGGCGGATCGACGACGTCGTTCGTCACATCGTTCACACGAGCCCGGCTCGTCCTTCTTCAATTCGTCGCGACTTGGATCGCGACGTCGAGACGATCATCCTGAAGTGTCTTTCCAAGGAACCGGAGCAAAGGTACCAGAGCGCCGGTGAGTTGGTTCGCGACATTCGCCTCCATCTGGCGAACGAGCCCATCCTGGCGACTCCTCCGAGCACCGGCTATCGCTTGCGCAAGTTCGTTCGGCGCAATCGCGGGCTAGTGGTTGCGGGCGCGGTGGTGGCGGCGGCCCTTCTTCTGGGGAGCGGCGTGTCCATTGCGTTCGGCATTCGCGAAATCCGCGCGCGCCGGACCGCCGAAAACGCGCTCACACGAGCCGAGACGGCTGAGCAAGAAACGCAGGCACGGGCCGACGAACTCGCGAAAGTTGCGAGCTTCCAGCAGGTGCAGCTCTCGGGCATCAACGCCCAGACGATGGGTGTGAAGCTCCGGGGCGATCTGCTCGAAAAGGCGCGGGCCGCCGCCAAGGCCTCAAACCTGCCGCCGGATGAAGTCGAAGCCCGCGTCGCGGAGCTGGAAAAGCTTGTCGCCGGCAGCGACTTCACGGGTCTGGCATTGGAATCGCTGGACGAAAATTTCTTCCAGCCGGCCCTCCGCGCCATCGATGACGAATTCGCCGATCAACCGCTGGTAAGAGCGCGGCTCCTGCAGACGTCGGCTACGACCCTGCGCGATCTGGGATTGCTCGACGCGGCCACTGCGCCGCAGGAAGAAGCACTGGCGATCCGTCGCCGTGAACTGGGCGATGAACATCCGGATACGCTCGATTCAATGAAAGAGATGGGCTATCTGTTCTGGGCTCAGGGCAATTTCCCGGAGGCGGAACCGCATTTGCGCGCGGCGATGGAGAAGCGCCGCAGTGTCCTTGGTAACGATCATCCCGACACCCTCGACTCCATCGATAAGCTGGGAATCCTGCTTCGAGACCAGGGAAAGCTGCTGGAGGCTGAAGCCTATGTCCGCGAGGCGTTGGACGGGCGACGCCGCGTCCTCGGCGAGGAGCACTCCGACACGCTCGCCTCCCTCGTCAACATGGGAATGCTTCTCAAAGCACAGGGCAAGGTCGCCGAAACCGAAGCATATGACCGCGAGGCGCTGGAGAAATATCGCCGCGTCCTGGGCGACGACCATCCCCACACGATCATCGCCATCAACAACATGGCGGTCATGCTATATGGCTTGGGCAAAATGGCGGAGGCGGAAGATTATTACCGCGAGGCCCTGGAGAGGTACCGCCGTGTCCTGGGTGACGAACATCCCGACACGCTTACGGCGATCAGCAATATCGCCATGCTGCTCAAGACGGCGGGCCGCATGGAGGAGGCAGAAGTTTTTGCCCGCGAGGCCGTGGAGAAGCGCCGCCGCGTCCTCGGTGACGACCATCCACACACGCTGATGGCGATCAGCAACCTGGGCACGGTGCTCCAATCCGCGGGCAAACTGGAGGAGGCCGAAGTATCGTGCCGCGAGGCGTTGGACAAGCGCCGCCGAGTGCTGGGCGAAGAGCACCAGGACACGCTCACCTCGTTAGGCAATCTGAGCCTGCTGCAGCTGACCCGGGGAAAACTGACTGAAGCGGAAGAGTCGAGTCGCGAGGCGCTGGCGATCCGCCGCCGCACACTGGGCGACGAACACCCCTATACGGTCAATTCCATCAATACCCTGGGGGCCATACTCCGACAGCAGGGCAAGTTCGCCGAGGCCGAGGCATTTTCGCGCGAATCTCTGGAGATCCGACGGCGCCTTCTGGGCGACGAGCACCCGGACACGCTGAACTCCCTCTTTAACCTTGCCGGTTTGTTGAGAGCACAGAACAAGCTGACGGAGGCCGAGCCTTACTCGCGGGAAGCGTTGGAAAAGTGTCGACGGGTGCTGGGTGATCAACATCTGCTCACGCTCTCAGCGATCGGCAACATGAGCGGTCTTCTCCTGGCCCAGGCACGGCCTCAAGAGGCGATCGACCTGCTGGGCCCGACAGAGGCGGCGGCTCGCAGGGTTTTCACCGGCAGTAATGCCATTCGCCTGGGTCTGTTCCTCAGTATCCTCGGCCGCGCGCGCAACGCCACCGGCGAGTTCGCGGCGGCGGAGGCAAGCCTCACCGAAGCACACACCATCCTGATCGGGGCGACAGGTGCGCGGCCGCAGGATGTCGCCGAGGTGGCCACCGCGCTGGCGGCCCTCTACGATGCCTGGCATGCGGCCGAGCCGAACCAAGGCTACGACGCCAAAGCCGCCGAGTGGCGGGCGACAACTCAGCCCTCCCAATAG
- a CDS encoding RNA polymerase sigma factor: protein MADDDTTLLQRAVEGDVAALRLLLERFGGEVRQRIAGRIDKRWQALLDEDDVMQVTYLEAFLHIDQLTARDTQSFLAWLTRIAENAIRDAIRGLSRQKRPDPARRIAPATVTDSYVGLLECLGVTTTTPSREAVSRDAAEVLKAAVERLPPDYRTAVHLYDLEGRTVSDVAAAMNRSVGAVHMLRARGHDRLRQDLGSSSQFFTGSA from the coding sequence ATGGCGGATGACGACACAACTCTGCTGCAGCGCGCCGTAGAGGGGGACGTGGCCGCATTACGTCTACTTCTGGAACGGTTCGGCGGCGAGGTCCGACAGAGGATTGCCGGCCGCATCGATAAGCGCTGGCAGGCCCTGCTCGATGAGGACGACGTGATGCAGGTGACCTACCTCGAGGCCTTCCTGCACATCGATCAGCTTACGGCACGCGATACCCAGTCATTCCTCGCGTGGCTGACCCGCATCGCCGAAAACGCCATCCGCGATGCCATTCGGGGCTTGTCGCGGCAAAAGCGCCCCGATCCCGCCCGACGGATCGCCCCAGCCACCGTCACCGATTCCTATGTCGGACTCCTCGAATGCCTCGGCGTGACGACAACCACGCCCAGCCGCGAGGCGGTGAGTCGGGATGCGGCCGAAGTCCTCAAGGCCGCAGTCGAGCGGCTTCCTCCGGACTATCGCACGGCGGTCCACCTTTATGATCTGGAAGGGCGAACGGTCTCCGATGTGGCCGCCGCGATGAATCGCTCCGTGGGGGCTGTCCACATGCTCCGAGCCCGCGGCCACGACCGCCTTCGGCAGGACCTGGGAAGCAGCTCGCAATTTTTCACGGGATCGGCGTGA
- a CDS encoding kelch repeat-containing protein, whose translation MCCTRFSLRFLAVAGVASAFLWRPISAHAQCDGSWFQQSPAVTPSARGLVGMAFDSERQVTVLFGGQLSNGDEVDETWEWDGTNWAQITPAMSPSARAGHAMVYDSGRGVTVLFGGAANAVTSDETWEWNGTNWTEKAPAVSPPARNAHAMAYDSARGRTVLFGGADANGLLDDSWEWDGTNWSLKSPSNAPTSRLGHGMVYDSVRGETVLFGGIVDISNVNNLIFSNETWEWNGTNWSQKLAATAPPPTFFSPMSFDSGRGKTILFGGVVALNPTVASAESWEWDGLDWTLTHPAASPSARFAQGMAYDSVRHLTVLFGGSDGIASNDETWELNVPTIIIDQQPADRSIAAGESASFTLGASAGAVLLDFAWRRNGTPLSDGSAISGSATPTLTINPASADDAGNYACVVSNACQTVISESAALTVTTPPVDADGDGVADDVDNCPAVFNADQADADANGVGDACETPEPQPVPDAACGTCGAGTIAMMPISALALSFRRRRFR comes from the coding sequence ATGTGTTGCACACGGTTTTCATTGAGGTTTCTGGCGGTGGCGGGCGTCGCATCGGCCTTTCTGTGGCGACCAATCAGCGCCCACGCCCAGTGCGATGGGAGCTGGTTTCAGCAAAGTCCGGCCGTTACGCCATCGGCTCGGGGACTTGTCGGGATGGCGTTTGATTCCGAGCGACAGGTGACCGTCCTGTTCGGCGGTCAGCTTTCCAACGGAGATGAGGTCGACGAGACGTGGGAATGGGATGGGACCAACTGGGCCCAAATAACCCCGGCCATGTCGCCCTCGGCCCGTGCCGGCCATGCGATGGTGTACGACTCAGGCCGCGGCGTCACCGTTCTCTTTGGCGGCGCAGCAAACGCCGTCACTAGCGACGAGACGTGGGAGTGGAACGGCACGAACTGGACCGAAAAGGCCCCGGCGGTTTCGCCCCCCGCGCGCAATGCCCACGCGATGGCCTACGACAGCGCCCGGGGTCGAACCGTACTCTTCGGCGGCGCGGACGCGAACGGCCTCCTCGACGATTCGTGGGAGTGGGATGGAACGAATTGGTCGCTCAAGAGTCCGTCGAACGCCCCAACATCGCGACTTGGGCACGGTATGGTCTATGACAGTGTCCGAGGCGAAACGGTCTTGTTCGGGGGTATTGTAGATATCTCCAACGTCAATAACCTGATTTTCAGCAACGAAACGTGGGAATGGAACGGCACGAACTGGTCCCAGAAACTGGCCGCAACGGCGCCTCCCCCCACTTTTTTTTCCCCGATGTCGTTCGATTCCGGTCGAGGCAAGACCATACTCTTCGGCGGCGTCGTCGCGCTCAATCCAACTGTGGCCAGTGCCGAATCCTGGGAATGGGATGGACTTGATTGGACGCTTACGCATCCCGCCGCATCGCCGTCCGCGCGGTTCGCCCAGGGAATGGCCTACGACAGCGTCAGACACCTCACGGTGCTCTTCGGCGGCTCGGATGGCATCGCCAGCAATGACGAAACCTGGGAACTGAATGTTCCCACGATCATCATCGACCAGCAGCCGGCCGATCGGTCAATCGCTGCGGGCGAGAGCGCCAGCTTCACGCTAGGAGCTTCCGCCGGGGCTGTTCTGCTCGACTTCGCGTGGCGGCGCAACGGCACGCCGCTGTCCGACGGCAGCGCGATCAGCGGATCCGCCACGCCGACGCTGACGATCAATCCCGCGAGCGCCGACGACGCCGGCAATTACGCCTGCGTGGTCAGCAATGCGTGTCAGACGGTCATCAGCGAATCCGCCGCGCTGACTGTTACCACACCGCCAGTGGACGCAGACGGCGACGGTGTCGCCGACGATGTCGACAACTGCCCGGCGGTCTTCAACGCGGATCAAGCCGATGCGGACGCCAATGGCGTAGGCGACGCGTGTGAGACGCCGGAGCCCCAGCCCGTCCCCGACGCCGCCTGTGGGACCTGCGGCGCGGGCACGATTGCGATGATGCCCATCAGCGCCCTGGCGCTTTCATTCCGCCGTCGTCGGTTTCGCTGA